The Lagopus muta isolate bLagMut1 chromosome 4, bLagMut1 primary, whole genome shotgun sequence genome has a window encoding:
- the EIF4E gene encoding eukaryotic translation initiation factor 4E → MATVEPETNPNPQPSEEEKTEPAPTQEVASPEQYIKHPLQNRWALWFFKNDKSKTWQANLRLISKFDTVEDFWALYNHIQLSSNLMPGCDYSLFKDGIEPMWEDEKNKRGGRWLITLTKQQRRSDLDRFWLETLLCLIGESFDDYSDDVCGAVVNVRTKGDKIAIWTTECENRDAVTHIGRVYKERLGLPPKIVIGYQSHADTATKSGSTTKNRFVV, encoded by the exons ATGGCGACCGTGGAACCG GAAACCAATCCCAACCCTCAACCTTCAGAAGAGGAGAAAACCGAGCCAGCGCCTACTCAGGAGGTTGCCAGCCCTGAACAGTATATTAAGCATCCACTACAGAACAG ATGGGCGCTCtggttttttaaaaatgacaagaGCAAAACTTGGCAAGCAAACCTCCGTCTGATCTCAAAGTTTGATACTGTTGAAGATTTTTGGGC TTTATACAACCATATCCAGCTCTCTAGTAATTTAATGCCTGGTTGTGACTACTCGCTGTTTAAG GATGGGATTGAACCCATGTgggaagatgagaaaaacaagCGAGGAGGCCGATGGCTAATTACACTAACCAAACAGCAGAGACGAAGTGACCTTGATCGCTTCTGGCTAGAGACA ctGCTGTGCCTTATTGGGGAGTCATTTGATGACTACAGCGATGATGTATGTGGTGCTGTTGTTAATGTTAGAACTAAAGGTGATAAAATAGCAATATGGACAACTGAATGTGAAAACAGGGATGCTGTTACGCATATAGG gagagTATACAAGGAAAGATTAGGACTTCCTCCAAAGATAGTGATTGGTtatcagtcccatgcagacaCAGCTACTAAGAGCGGCTCCACCACTAAAAATAGGTTTGTTGTTTAA